The genomic segment TCGTAGCGGTTAGTATATTAACTCACATGTCCAAAATCTTacgaaataaaaataaaattacattGCGGCTTCGATCATCAATTTTTTGCCAACATCTATCATATCAAAGTACTGCTAAATGTAATCTAATggatatgaaatatatatttatttgtcgATCCAGCTGCAAGGCCCTAGTTGGTCCGTTGCACTCGGGAGAAGGGACTCAACCACCGCAAGTTTAAGTGCCGCAAACAGCCAAATCCCCGGTCCTGGTTTGAATCTTAATGCTCTTATTACTTCCTTCTCTAACAAAGGCTTCACTACCAGGGAAATGGTGGCCCTTTCAGGTAAATATATTTGCTAAACATTCAATAATATTCACatgaaaagaatttaaaaaaatctcGATGAATAATTTAGAGGAGAGCATATCGTAACataataaacatatatatatatatatagacacacgcACATAGATGcaagtatatatgtatgtacgtaAATCTAAACTTATAAATACTTGCGTAAATACGTACAGGGTCTCACACAATTGGGCAGGCAAGATGCACAACTTTCAGGACCAGACTTTACAATGAAGCCAACATAAACGCCTCGTTGGCAACCTCGTTAAGAGCAAATTGCCCCAGCAGCGGTGGAAACAACAACCTTTCGCCGTTGGACACCCTTAGCCCGACAGCATTTAACAACgactacttcaagaatttggtATCCTTGAAGGGGCTTCTCCATTCCGATCAGCAACTCTTCAACAACGGCTCCACCGACGCTCAAGTTAACGCTTACTCGTCAAACTCAGCCACTTTCTTCAATGATTTCGCTAGTGCTATGATCAAGATGTCGAATCTTAGCCCATTGACGGGATCCAATGGGCAGATCAGGGCAAACTGTGGGAGAACCAATTAGAAGAATTTCTAATTATTCATGATTTAAGCGACTACTTCTGTGGTCTAATGGCTCAAAATTTTTGTCCCTTGCCTGCTTCATCGTTTctgtttgttaaaaaaaataaagttgatGTTGAAGTTAAAGGACATTCACATCAACTATTTTTCCCTTTACTAGTTATTTACTATGACCCTTCAGACTCAATATAAAGATATATGTTAAATTTCAATATTAAATTATGGACAATTTTAGCAATATACCTTCGTTACTTT from the Primulina eburnea isolate SZY01 chromosome 3, ASM2296580v1, whole genome shotgun sequence genome contains:
- the LOC140826257 gene encoding cationic peroxidase 1-like, which codes for MNHNNTIIVDRNIKLSVSVIQLLYLVMVATKINSYFSILVLLLLTGACSAQLSANFYSSTCPNLLSIIKTAVTSAVTTEARMGASLLRLHFHDCFVNGCDASVLLDDNATFTGEQTAGPNVNSLRGFDVIDTIKTQVESSCPQVVSCADILAVAARDSVVALQGPSWSVALGRRDSTTASLSAANSQIPGPGLNLNALITSFSNKGFTTREMVALSGSHTIGQARCTTFRTRLYNEANINASLATSLRANCPSSGGNNNLSPLDTLSPTAFNNDYFKNLVSLKGLLHSDQQLFNNGSTDAQVNAYSSNSATFFNDFASAMIKMSNLSPLTGSNGQIRANCGRTN